The genomic window ggaaaagtgttctgtggtctgacgagtccacatttcaaattgtttttgtaaatatttgacatcgtgtcatctccagactgttatcgacgcaaagttcaaaagccagcatctgtgatggtatgggggtgcattagtgctcaaggcatgggtaacttacacatctgtgaaggcaccattaatgctgaaaggtacatacagcatattctgccatctaagcgctgtctttttcatggacgcccctgcttatttcagcaagacaatgccaagccacatttagcacgtgttacaacagcgtggcttcgtaaaaaaaagagtgcgggtactttcctggcccgtctgcagtccagacatgtctcgcgtcgaaaatgtgtggcgcattatgaagcgtaaaatacaacagcggagaccccggactgttgaacgactgaagctctacatgaaacaagaatgggaaagaattccactttcaaagcttcaacaattagtttcctcagttcccaaatgtttattgagtgttgctaaaagaaaaggtaatgtaacacagtggtgaacataccctttccaaactactttggcatgtgttgcagccatgaaattctaagttaaatattatttgcaaaaaataatcatacagtttatgagtttgaacatcaaatatcttgtctttgtagtgcatatgggttgaaaaggatttgcaaataattgtattctgtttatatttacatctaacacaatttcccaactcatatggaaacagggtttgtagatgttAGACTTTATGTTTTACTGTATGTGTACTACATGTTTTACTGTATGTGTACTAGATGTTTTACAGTATGTTTACTAGATATTACACTATATGTTTTACTTTATGTTGACTAGATGTTTTAATGTATGTGTACTAGCAGTTTTACCATATGTTTTACTGTACGTTTACTAGGTGTTTTACTGTATGTTTCaccccttttttattttttctattgtaTATTTCTCTGTATGTTGACAATGTGAATACAATATGTtcactatatgttttttttttattgtgtatttGACTGTATGACCATATGACCTGTCCACAGTGGACGTGGCATTCAGGAAGTACGTGGACAACCTCCTCAGACCTCAGTCGCTAGACGTCCTTGGCAGCGGTGAGTAAAAGGGCCGTGTCATCCTGGCGGGTGGCATGAAAGTGATGATGTCATCGGCAGACACCTTGTACTTTTTTGGAGACAATAACTTGACGGAGTGGCAGAACCTATTTGACGTGTACAAGCTGCCGCCGTTCCTGCTGCCCGGCACCAGCAGAGCTTACAGCTTCGGCATCGCAGGTGTCTACCCGGCGCTATATTTATTTTGACAATGCAAAGATGCACATAAAGATCGGATATGTCTTTTTCAGGTGCTGGAACTGGCGTCCCCTTCCACTGGCATGGTCCGGGCTACTCGGAGGTCATCTACGGGAGGAAGGTGAGCTCTGTCGTCTCGTTGCAGCGTACGCTCGGTTCTTGACCGCGTGTTTTGTCTCATGGCAGCGCTGGTTCCTCTACCCGCCTGACAAGCAGCCACACTTCCACCCCAACAGCACCACCCTGTCCTGGTTGACGGACACCTACCCCAACCTGCCAGCAGACGAGGCCCCGCTGGAGTGCACCATCCAACCCGGAGAGGTAGACTTTGGCGTGGTCTTTTGGGTTTCACGTTTAGGATAAAGCCTCGGCCCCGGTGTTTCTTAATTCACTGTAGTCATGAAGCTGTGATAAATGTGTTGGTTATGTAACACAACACTCGTCCATCAGGTGCTTTTCTTCCCCGACCGCTGGTGGCACGCCACGCTCAACCTGGACACCAGCGTCTTCATGTCCACCTTCCTGGGATGAAGACATGGAATGATGTTATCATGTCCTCAACACAagacatgtatacatgtatgcatgcatatataattTCGGGGTGAGATTCTTTTGGCACTTAACGATTCGAACCCATTACGATATCTGGGTTGACGATACGATTCGGAATCGGTTCTCGATAGAAACAGATTCTcgcaatatattatttgatacaatatttataataaaaacatttcaaaatatattggAATAGCTTCTCTTAGTTGCATGGATATGGCATAAAAAAGGTACTATTAAAAATGTgttcatatataaaaaaaaatttaaattgaaTTTTAAGACTTAGTGTTGTGATGCGGatgtaatgcaattttttgtgcacCCTCAGCAGACTCTATCAGCAATATGGCCGACCAAGGTGTTTACATTCCAAAAAATACCAACTTTTTTTAGAAATATGTAATTTTGTTATCCGGCATTTGAATAGGCCCTTAATGGAATCTAATTTGTGGTTCATGT from Nerophis ophidion isolate RoL-2023_Sa linkage group LG07, RoL_Noph_v1.0, whole genome shotgun sequence includes these protein-coding regions:
- the jmjd8 gene encoding jmjC domain-containing protein 8 isoform X1 — encoded protein: MENIAAHFLLIIYFLFVLMCFIADAQDLLDDGGWSSQGLHHEGPCNIPVLDGRSLPLRYFLDRYAYSTPVVIRGVTDNMKFRSLCSKSSLLEEYGQRKVRLSTANTYSYTKVDVAFRKYVDNLLRPQSLDVLGSDTLYFFGDNNLTEWQNLFDVYKLPPFLLPGTSRAYSFGIAGAGTGVPFHWHGPGYSEVIYGRKRWFLYPPDKQPHFHPNSTTLSWLTDTYPNLPADEAPLECTIQPGEVLFFPDRWWHATLNLDTSVFMSTFLG
- the jmjd8 gene encoding jmjC domain-containing protein 8 isoform X4, with product MENIAAHFLLIIYFLFVLMCFIADAQDLLDDGGWSSQGLHHEGPCNIPVLDGRSLPLRYFLDRYAYSTPVVIRGVTDNMSSLLEEYGQRKVRLSTANTYSYTKVDVAFRKYVDNLLRPQSLDVLGSDTLYFFGDNNLTEWQNLFDVYKLPPFLLPGTSRAYSFGIAGAGTGVPFHWHGPGYSEVIYGRKRWFLYPPDKQPHFHPNSTTLSWLTDTYPNLPADEAPLECTIQPGEVLFFPDRWWHATLNLDTSVFMSTFLG
- the jmjd8 gene encoding jmjC domain-containing protein 8 isoform X3; translation: MRRIYSMTAAVDYVLLVSASYWHKSVIVCRSSQGLHHEGPCNIPVLDGRSLPLRYFLDRYAYSTPVVIRGVTDNMKFRSLCSKSSLLEEYGQRKVRLSTANTYSYTKVDVAFRKYVDNLLRPQSLDVLGSDTLYFFGDNNLTEWQNLFDVYKLPPFLLPGTSRAYSFGIAGAGTGVPFHWHGPGYSEVIYGRKRWFLYPPDKQPHFHPNSTTLSWLTDTYPNLPADEAPLECTIQPGEVLFFPDRWWHATLNLDTSVFMSTFLG
- the jmjd8 gene encoding jmjC domain-containing protein 8 isoform X2, which gives rise to MENIAAHFLLIIYFLFVLMCFIADAQDLLDDGGWSSQGLHHEGPCNIPVLDGRSLPLRYFLDRYAYSTPVVIRGVTDNMVQYKYSTSSLLEEYGQRKVRLSTANTYSYTKVDVAFRKYVDNLLRPQSLDVLGSDTLYFFGDNNLTEWQNLFDVYKLPPFLLPGTSRAYSFGIAGAGTGVPFHWHGPGYSEVIYGRKRWFLYPPDKQPHFHPNSTTLSWLTDTYPNLPADEAPLECTIQPGEVLFFPDRWWHATLNLDTSVFMSTFLG